From Arthrobacter sp. FW306-2-2C-D06B, a single genomic window includes:
- a CDS encoding LysE family translocator: MVEQLMAFALTCVVVVLVPGPDFALVLKNAPRGPGSAATTAIGIMVGNTILALLAVLGVTALLGASEVLGNAIRIAGAAYLLYLGARALLEAFGRPRSQAITVPQPRLGSRGNSPFVQGMVSNLLNPKVAVFYLSLFPQFNLAPLPPLGQHALMAGIFLLTALVWYVLLVHALKRISTALARPRAKRIITGGSGTVLIGVGGTILTKSLASS; this comes from the coding sequence ATGGTCGAACAACTGATGGCGTTTGCGCTGACCTGCGTCGTCGTGGTCCTCGTTCCCGGCCCTGATTTTGCGCTTGTGCTGAAAAACGCACCCCGCGGACCCGGATCAGCGGCAACCACCGCCATCGGAATCATGGTCGGCAACACGATCCTTGCCCTTCTCGCCGTGCTTGGCGTCACCGCGCTCTTGGGTGCGTCGGAAGTCCTAGGCAACGCCATCAGGATCGCCGGTGCGGCGTACTTGCTCTATCTGGGAGCCCGCGCCCTGCTGGAGGCTTTCGGCCGCCCCCGCAGTCAAGCTATTACGGTTCCGCAACCCAGGCTTGGGTCCCGAGGTAACTCACCGTTCGTGCAGGGAATGGTCAGCAATCTGCTCAACCCGAAGGTCGCCGTCTTCTATCTGTCCCTTTTCCCCCAATTCAACCTCGCGCCGCTTCCCCCTCTGGGCCAGCACGCGTTGATGGCGGGCATCTTTCTGCTCACTGCGCTGGTTTGGTACGTCCTGCTGGTGCATGCGCTCAAGAGAATCTCCACGGCACTCGCCCGACCCCGGGCGAAGCGGATCATCACTGGCGGATCCGGCACGGTCCTGATCGGCGTCGGCGGGACGATCCTGACGAAGTCCCTCGCCTCAAGCTAA
- a CDS encoding ThuA domain-containing protein, which produces MTDSKPIRVTVWSENRHEKRDELVARLYPDGMHGAVKAGIEENLGAKASVRTATLDEPEHGLTEEVLANTDVLTWWGHMSHGDVDDEIVERVHRHVLSGMGLIVLHSGHWSKIFTKLMGTSCTLRWRSEQDRELVWTVDPTHPIAKGVPHPIVIDQQEMYGEFFDIPTPEELVFISSFSGGEVFRSGCTFRRGHGKIFFFSPGDQDYPVYHHKDVRRVISNAVEWAVTDRPERAYPELLRYETNDFFNGKSYQGANA; this is translated from the coding sequence ATGACTGACAGCAAGCCAATCCGCGTCACCGTGTGGAGCGAAAACCGGCACGAAAAGCGCGACGAACTGGTGGCGCGCCTCTACCCCGACGGCATGCACGGGGCCGTGAAGGCCGGCATCGAGGAGAACCTCGGCGCCAAGGCCAGCGTCCGCACCGCCACCCTGGACGAGCCCGAGCATGGCCTCACCGAGGAAGTCCTCGCCAACACGGATGTCCTCACGTGGTGGGGGCACATGTCCCACGGTGATGTGGACGACGAGATCGTCGAGCGCGTGCACCGCCACGTCCTGTCCGGCATGGGCCTGATCGTGCTGCACTCCGGGCACTGGTCGAAGATCTTCACCAAGCTCATGGGCACCTCGTGCACATTGCGCTGGCGCAGTGAGCAGGACCGCGAACTGGTCTGGACCGTGGACCCCACCCATCCGATTGCGAAGGGCGTTCCGCACCCCATCGTGATCGATCAGCAGGAAATGTACGGCGAGTTCTTCGATATCCCGACGCCCGAGGAGCTCGTGTTCATCAGTTCCTTCAGCGGCGGGGAAGTCTTCCGCTCGGGATGCACCTTCCGCCGCGGCCACGGCAAGATCTTCTTCTTCAGCCCCGGCGATCAGGACTACCCGGTCTACCACCACAAGGATGTCCGCCGGGTCATCTCGAACGCCGTCGAATGGGCAGTCACAGATCGGCCGGAGCGCGCCTACCCCGAACTCCTGCGCTATGAGACCAACGATTTCTTCAACGGCAAGAGCTACCAGGGAGCCAACGCATGA
- a CDS encoding LacI family DNA-binding transcriptional regulator has protein sequence MPTSKDVAQAAGVAQSTVSYVLSGKRPISEKTRKKVEAAIDQLTYQPNAGARALASRKTRVIGLVIPFIPELEMGSIMEFVSVIASTARQFDHDILLVTDDEGAAGLRRVVGQQICDGLILMQVEDEDERLPVARSLNVPVVLIGIPRDPSGLVCIDADFEMAGEHCVRDLVAAGHSVISVIDWQPAVMNRHVNYVDRFLHGTDVAAKALGVTVLHLPGGTDRATISESVDKALASTTGKPAFIAPDRTIQDILRRDLGTRGLTLGLDVSVIGSASPTLAELQPIPLSTIDLRPAEVSRRAVKIMCQLLETDSHGPHESLELVPTVITHRSSTLRPQ, from the coding sequence GTGCCCACGAGCAAGGATGTCGCCCAGGCCGCCGGCGTAGCCCAAAGCACCGTTTCGTATGTGCTCAGCGGCAAGCGGCCCATTTCCGAGAAGACCCGGAAAAAGGTCGAGGCCGCCATTGACCAGTTGACGTACCAGCCCAATGCGGGCGCCAGAGCCTTGGCAAGCCGCAAAACCAGGGTCATCGGCTTGGTCATTCCGTTCATCCCGGAACTGGAAATGGGATCGATCATGGAATTCGTCTCGGTGATTGCCAGCACGGCCCGCCAATTCGACCACGACATTCTCTTGGTCACCGACGACGAAGGCGCCGCCGGGCTGCGCCGCGTCGTCGGGCAGCAGATCTGCGACGGCCTGATCCTCATGCAGGTTGAGGACGAAGACGAGCGCCTCCCTGTGGCGCGCAGCCTGAACGTCCCGGTGGTTTTGATCGGGATCCCTCGCGATCCGTCGGGCCTGGTCTGCATCGACGCCGACTTCGAAATGGCGGGTGAGCACTGCGTCCGGGATCTTGTTGCCGCGGGCCACTCCGTGATTTCCGTCATTGACTGGCAGCCCGCGGTGATGAACCGGCACGTGAACTACGTCGACCGGTTCTTGCATGGCACGGATGTCGCGGCCAAAGCCCTCGGCGTGACCGTACTCCACCTTCCCGGCGGGACGGACCGTGCCACCATCTCCGAATCGGTGGACAAGGCCCTCGCCAGCACCACGGGCAAGCCGGCCTTCATCGCCCCCGACCGCACCATCCAGGACATTCTGCGCCGCGATTTGGGCACGCGTGGCCTGACATTGGGGTTGGACGTTTCAGTTATCGGAAGCGCCTCCCCTACCCTTGCCGAACTCCAACCCATACCGCTCTCCACCATCGATCTGCGCCCGGCGGAAGTATCCCGGCGGGCGGTCAAAATCATGTGCCAGCTCCTCGAAACCGACTCCCACGGACCACACGAATCCCTGGAGTTGGTACCCACGGTCATCACGCACCGATCCAGCACCCTCCGTCCGCAGTAA
- a CDS encoding SGNH/GDSL hydrolase family protein, with amino-acid sequence MQAANSRRRYGRPVGAAAVVVLLAALGTGPAHANPTTAKPADVYVALGDSYAAGTGGSSPAPGSSPGCHQSLDSYAALLGGLNLGCFGATSLAVKASLENLSPADPVAIALGSATEVSVTVGGNDVGTGAVAVACTSADALACASAVQGVANALPALPGNIVAMVQSIRQKAPHADIVLTGYPRLFTVGPKMPPAQKQLATTLNGMADQLNATIAGAASAAGVGYVSVTERFTGHGIGSNNPWIHYTQLSPLDPPQLALENFHPNDAGYSQGYRTAVNSALKK; translated from the coding sequence ATGCAAGCAGCTAATTCGCGACGCCGGTATGGCCGCCCGGTGGGCGCCGCCGCCGTCGTCGTACTCCTGGCAGCACTCGGAACGGGACCGGCCCACGCGAATCCGACCACAGCGAAACCCGCCGATGTCTATGTGGCACTCGGCGATTCCTATGCCGCCGGCACGGGCGGCAGCAGTCCGGCTCCGGGCTCATCGCCGGGCTGCCATCAGAGCCTGGACAGTTACGCTGCGCTTTTGGGCGGGCTGAACCTGGGCTGCTTCGGCGCCACATCGCTTGCCGTCAAGGCAAGCCTGGAGAATCTGTCTCCCGCCGACCCGGTTGCGATCGCTCTGGGGTCCGCTACCGAAGTCTCGGTGACGGTTGGCGGCAACGACGTCGGCACGGGAGCCGTGGCGGTGGCTTGCACCAGCGCCGATGCCCTGGCCTGCGCTTCGGCCGTGCAGGGCGTGGCGAATGCATTGCCCGCACTGCCCGGCAACATCGTGGCCATGGTCCAGTCCATCCGGCAGAAGGCACCCCACGCCGACATCGTGCTGACCGGCTATCCGCGCTTGTTCACCGTTGGCCCCAAGATGCCTCCCGCGCAGAAACAGTTGGCCACCACCCTGAACGGAATGGCTGACCAATTGAATGCGACCATCGCTGGCGCCGCCTCCGCCGCAGGAGTGGGGTACGTGAGCGTGACGGAGCGGTTCACCGGGCACGGCATCGGTTCCAACAATCCGTGGATCCACTACACCCAGCTATCGCCACTGGATCCGCCGCAGCTCGCTTTGGAGAACTTCCATCCCAATGATGCCGGCTACTCCCAGGGCTACCGCACGGCCGTCAACAGCGCGCTCAAGAAGTAG
- a CDS encoding GNAT family N-acetyltransferase yields MTLIAPVTLDGRFVTLEPLSPEHHDGLVDAAKDGELWKLWYTSVPTPEGMAAEIDRRLGLQEQGSMVPFATRLKANGKLIGMTTYMNIDAGTPRVEIGSTWNAASAQGSGSNPDSKLLLLRHAFETLGCPAVEFRTHWLNHQSREAIARLGAKQDGVLRNHSRTSDGVLRDTVVFSILEHEWPAVRTGLEFRLDKRP; encoded by the coding sequence GTGACTCTCATTGCACCCGTGACCCTGGACGGTCGCTTCGTAACCTTGGAACCCCTCAGCCCCGAGCACCACGACGGCCTTGTGGATGCCGCAAAAGACGGCGAGTTGTGGAAACTCTGGTACACCTCGGTCCCGACGCCGGAGGGAATGGCCGCGGAGATCGACCGCCGGCTCGGGCTGCAGGAGCAAGGATCCATGGTGCCGTTCGCGACCCGGTTGAAGGCGAACGGCAAGTTGATCGGCATGACCACTTACATGAACATCGACGCCGGCACTCCGCGGGTAGAGATCGGCTCCACCTGGAACGCTGCTTCGGCCCAGGGCAGCGGGAGCAACCCGGACTCCAAACTGCTGCTGCTTCGCCACGCTTTCGAAACCCTTGGCTGTCCTGCCGTCGAATTCCGTACGCACTGGCTCAACCACCAGTCCCGCGAGGCTATCGCCCGTCTGGGCGCCAAGCAGGACGGCGTGCTGCGCAACCACTCGCGGACTTCGGACGGAGTGCTCCGCGACACGGTGGTGTTCTCCATCCTCGAACACGAGTGGCCCGCTGTGCGCACCGGCCTCGAGTTCCGGCTCGATAAGCGGCCCTGA
- a CDS encoding carbohydrate ABC transporter permease, whose protein sequence is MTAPGRKQWGYTVLAIFFLAIMLFPVYWMINASLQPNGTTLETSWLPLKPDFTGYATAISEQGGNLVTSLVISLGSVVLSLAIAAPAAYALAYFKVKGAGVVLFAILISQMIPGIVVANALYTAYNDLGLLNSIPGLILADSAHGIPFAILIIRAFMNGMPASVIEAARVDGAGHLRAFWSIVVPLSRNSLITAGLFTFLFTWSDFLFALTLTTTETVRPVTLGIFQYIGAYVNDWSSVMATAVLASIPAIILLVAAQKYIAAGTTGGAVK, encoded by the coding sequence ATGACTGCACCCGGACGCAAACAATGGGGCTACACGGTCCTGGCCATCTTCTTCCTGGCGATCATGCTGTTCCCCGTGTACTGGATGATCAACGCTTCGTTGCAGCCCAACGGCACCACGTTGGAAACATCGTGGCTGCCGCTTAAGCCGGACTTCACGGGCTATGCCACGGCCATCAGCGAACAGGGAGGGAACCTGGTCACCAGCCTGGTGATCTCACTGGGCAGCGTAGTACTAAGCCTGGCCATCGCGGCGCCGGCGGCCTACGCCTTGGCCTATTTCAAGGTCAAGGGCGCCGGCGTGGTCCTCTTCGCGATCCTGATCAGCCAGATGATCCCGGGGATCGTGGTGGCCAACGCGCTGTACACGGCGTACAACGATCTCGGCCTGCTCAATTCCATCCCGGGCCTGATCCTGGCAGATTCCGCCCATGGCATCCCGTTCGCGATCCTCATCATCAGGGCCTTCATGAACGGCATGCCGGCGTCGGTCATCGAGGCGGCCCGGGTGGACGGCGCAGGGCATTTGAGGGCGTTTTGGTCCATCGTGGTGCCGCTGAGCAGGAACTCGCTCATCACCGCGGGGCTCTTCACCTTCCTGTTCACCTGGAGCGACTTCCTGTTCGCACTGACCCTGACCACCACAGAGACGGTGCGGCCCGTGACCCTGGGAATTTTCCAGTACATCGGCGCCTACGTGAACGACTGGAGCTCCGTCATGGCGACGGCGGTGCTCGCCTCCATTCCTGCCATCATCCTGCTGGTCGCGGCGCAGAAGTACATCGCAGCCGGTACGACCGGCGGCGCCGTCAAATAG
- a CDS encoding sugar ABC transporter substrate-binding protein: MKSAIRTRRPLALAVAALVGLPLAISGCGTTASASSTDAVKEVSVMDYYNNEPDKSFIGDALTACGTKAGVTIKRETVPGKSLISKVLQQSSSKTLPDVLMLDNPDLQQIAATGALAPLADFNISTADFAPGVLSAGTYKDKVYGLAPTVNTIALFYNKDILAKAGITPPTTWDELKAAATKLTSGEQYGLAFNANPTYEGTWQFLPVMWSNGGDEKNINTPATAQALQLWTDLVKDGSVSSSALNWTQADVKDQFMAGKAAMMVNGPWQIPALDKNTTLQYGVVKIPVRDSSQTAVAPLGGEVWTVPQTGNKARQAKAAEVVACMNSDENQLAMAKVRNTIPSKTTLAAKFATDNPKLATFTDLIKTARARTGELGEGWPAQATKIYTAIQTALTGKASPAEALKQAQGQ; the protein is encoded by the coding sequence ATGAAGTCAGCTATCAGGACACGCCGCCCGCTCGCCCTGGCCGTGGCAGCACTGGTCGGCCTACCACTCGCCATCTCGGGCTGCGGTACCACTGCCTCCGCTTCCTCCACGGACGCCGTGAAGGAAGTCTCCGTGATGGACTATTACAACAACGAGCCGGACAAGTCCTTCATCGGCGACGCCCTGACCGCCTGCGGCACCAAGGCCGGCGTGACGATCAAACGCGAAACCGTGCCGGGTAAGTCGTTGATCTCCAAGGTGCTCCAGCAGTCCTCCTCCAAGACGCTGCCGGATGTGCTCATGCTCGACAATCCGGACCTGCAGCAGATTGCGGCCACTGGAGCGCTGGCGCCCTTGGCCGATTTCAACATCAGCACCGCCGATTTCGCGCCCGGCGTCCTGAGCGCCGGTACCTACAAGGACAAGGTGTATGGACTCGCCCCCACGGTGAACACGATCGCCCTCTTCTACAACAAGGACATTCTGGCCAAGGCCGGCATCACCCCGCCCACCACCTGGGACGAGCTGAAGGCTGCGGCCACCAAGCTCACCTCGGGCGAGCAGTATGGCCTGGCTTTCAACGCCAACCCCACCTATGAGGGCACATGGCAGTTCCTGCCTGTCATGTGGTCCAACGGTGGTGACGAGAAGAACATCAACACCCCCGCGACCGCCCAGGCCCTCCAGCTCTGGACCGACCTCGTCAAGGACGGATCCGTGTCGTCGTCGGCGCTGAACTGGACGCAAGCAGACGTCAAGGACCAGTTCATGGCAGGCAAGGCGGCCATGATGGTCAACGGCCCCTGGCAGATTCCGGCGCTCGACAAGAACACCACTCTGCAGTACGGCGTCGTCAAGATTCCGGTCCGTGACTCCAGTCAGACAGCCGTTGCCCCGCTTGGCGGCGAAGTGTGGACCGTCCCGCAAACAGGCAATAAGGCCCGCCAGGCCAAAGCCGCGGAAGTGGTGGCCTGCATGAACAGCGACGAAAACCAGCTGGCGATGGCCAAGGTCCGCAACACGATCCCTTCCAAGACCACGTTGGCCGCGAAATTCGCCACTGACAACCCCAAGCTCGCCACCTTCACCGATCTCATCAAGACCGCCCGGGCCCGCACCGGCGAGCTCGGAGAAGGATGGCCGGCGCAGGCGACCAAGATCTACACCGCCATCCAGACCGCGCTGACAGGCAAGGCTTCCCCGGCCGAGGCCCTCAAGCAAGCCCAAGGCCAGTAA
- a CDS encoding carbohydrate ABC transporter permease yields the protein MSLTTDLSQAKSRASQRTKARAKSGSENTPSGEARPSRRNRKRRERLFQWLFLVPAVTYMALFFGYPVVKNIVMSFQDYTTATFFTGEAPWVGLANYAKVLSSSLFSTSLVNTALFTLGSILGQFVIGLALAIFFQRKFPLNGILRSLLLLPWLLPLIVSSAVWRWILDKDSGALNRFLGELHIVNTGVPWLTSTSLALIAVVGVNIWIGIPFNLTILYGGLQEIPDELYEAGSLDGATGWKAFRHITWPMLRPVVSVVLVLGVVYTLKVLDIILGLTNGGPANSTQTIATQSYDLSFHEFKFGEGAALGNVLVVISLVFAVLYLRASRRSVDE from the coding sequence ATGTCCCTCACAACTGATTTGTCGCAGGCAAAGTCGCGGGCCAGCCAGCGCACCAAAGCGCGCGCAAAGTCCGGGTCGGAGAACACGCCGAGCGGGGAGGCAAGGCCCAGCAGGCGCAACCGCAAACGCCGCGAGCGCCTCTTCCAATGGCTGTTCCTGGTTCCTGCCGTGACCTACATGGCGCTGTTCTTCGGCTACCCCGTGGTCAAGAACATCGTGATGAGCTTCCAGGACTACACAACAGCGACGTTCTTCACGGGCGAGGCCCCCTGGGTGGGGTTGGCGAACTACGCGAAGGTGCTGTCGTCGTCGTTGTTTTCAACGTCTTTGGTGAACACCGCCCTGTTCACCTTGGGATCCATACTCGGCCAGTTCGTGATCGGTCTTGCGCTGGCAATCTTCTTCCAACGCAAGTTCCCGCTCAACGGAATCCTGCGCTCGCTGCTCCTGCTCCCCTGGTTGCTGCCGCTCATCGTGTCCAGTGCCGTGTGGAGATGGATCCTGGACAAGGACAGCGGAGCGTTGAACCGCTTCCTCGGCGAATTGCACATCGTGAATACGGGCGTTCCGTGGCTCACCAGTACCTCGCTCGCGCTGATCGCCGTGGTGGGAGTGAACATCTGGATCGGCATCCCGTTCAATCTGACCATCCTCTATGGCGGCCTCCAGGAAATCCCGGATGAGCTCTATGAAGCCGGTTCCCTGGACGGCGCCACCGGTTGGAAGGCGTTCCGGCACATCACCTGGCCGATGCTTCGTCCGGTAGTGAGCGTGGTTCTGGTGCTCGGGGTCGTCTACACCCTGAAGGTGCTGGACATCATCCTGGGCCTGACCAACGGTGGCCCGGCGAATTCGACCCAGACCATCGCCACCCAGTCCTACGACCTGTCCTTCCACGAGTTCAAATTCGGCGAGGGCGCCGCCCTAGGCAACGTCCTGGTGGTCATTTCCCTGGTCTTCGCGGTCCTGTACCTGCGTGCGAGCCGGCGGTCCGTCGATGAGTGA
- a CDS encoding IS481 family transposase, giving the protein MSHANATLTSKTRLKLAKLVVHEHWTISEAAKMFMVSWPTAKRWVQRYLDHGAAGMQDRSSRPHHSPARTPQALVKRIVALRWRKRLGPVQIAGRLGIAASTVHAVLVRCRINRLRYIDRVTGEPIRRYEHQSPGELLHVDVTKFGNIPDGGGHRYLGRQEGGKNSRASASRNGLPRSGKHPRNGTAYVHTVIDDYSRVAYAEIHHNEKAVTAIAVLRRAVAWFADRGITTKRVLSDNGSAYVSKAWTHACEELGITPKRTRPYRPQTNGKIERFHRTLNDGWAYAKFYPTETARRDALPAWIHYYNHHRPHTATGNKPPLSRLTNLPGQYS; this is encoded by the coding sequence GTGTCCCACGCTAACGCAACACTGACCTCAAAAACCCGTTTGAAGCTCGCCAAATTGGTCGTCCACGAGCACTGGACGATCTCCGAGGCAGCGAAGATGTTCATGGTGTCCTGGCCCACGGCCAAGCGCTGGGTCCAGCGCTACCTCGACCACGGAGCCGCGGGCATGCAGGACAGGTCCTCACGGCCGCACCATAGCCCGGCCAGGACACCGCAGGCGTTGGTGAAACGCATCGTGGCACTTCGGTGGCGCAAACGACTGGGACCGGTGCAGATCGCCGGCAGGCTGGGAATCGCGGCGTCAACTGTTCACGCAGTCCTGGTCCGCTGCCGGATCAACAGGCTGCGCTACATCGACCGGGTGACCGGCGAACCAATCCGCCGCTATGAACACCAATCCCCGGGAGAGCTGCTCCACGTCGACGTCACCAAGTTCGGCAACATCCCCGACGGCGGAGGCCACCGATACCTCGGCCGGCAAGAAGGCGGGAAGAACTCCCGGGCCTCAGCCAGCCGCAACGGCCTGCCCCGCTCGGGCAAACACCCCCGCAACGGCACCGCCTACGTGCACACCGTCATCGATGACTACTCCCGGGTGGCCTACGCCGAGATCCACCACAACGAGAAGGCCGTAACCGCGATCGCCGTGCTGCGCCGCGCCGTGGCCTGGTTCGCCGACCGCGGCATCACCACCAAACGGGTGCTCTCCGACAACGGATCCGCCTACGTCTCCAAGGCCTGGACCCACGCCTGCGAGGAACTGGGCATCACACCGAAACGCACACGACCCTACCGGCCCCAAACCAACGGCAAGATCGAACGGTTCCACCGCACCCTCAACGACGGCTGGGCCTACGCCAAGTTCTACCCCACCGAAACAGCACGCCGCGACGCCCTACCGGCCTGGATCCACTACTACAATCACCACAGGCCCCACACCGCCACCGGGAACAAACCACCCCTCAGCCGGTTGACCAACCTCCCTGGGCAGTACAGCTAG
- a CDS encoding Gfo/Idh/MocA family protein, which yields MSTPFATIPDDGTPLRVVVVGAGGMGRAWLRTVQESPLVELAGIVDLDLDAARAGAAAIGLPDLPVGTGTAQLASDVGAHAVINVTVPLAHHPVTSEALAAGLPVLGEKPVASNVVQGLSLAAASELTGQLFMVSQSRRYNRHLFEAKRLAASLGSVGIVSAEFFKAPHFGGFRDAMDHPLLLDMAIHQFDMARFLLDADPVSVFCEEYNPSWSWYRGDAGATAIFEMTGGERFVFTGSWCSPGRETSWNAAWRISGEHGTVLWDGDSEPASSLLLPSGTGSEDPGQEIAGSLRDFVVALRTGSTPMGQVHQNIMSLAMVEAAMLSASTGTRVSVDALLEESYAQAVLTERDPDVLEVLKSWTSVRTALAVPAHQPN from the coding sequence ATGAGTACCCCTTTCGCCACCATTCCCGACGACGGCACTCCCCTTCGCGTCGTCGTGGTCGGAGCCGGGGGCATGGGCCGTGCGTGGCTTAGGACGGTGCAGGAGTCGCCGCTCGTGGAACTCGCGGGCATCGTCGACCTGGACCTTGACGCCGCCCGCGCCGGCGCCGCGGCTATCGGGCTTCCCGATCTGCCGGTAGGCACTGGAACCGCGCAGTTGGCGTCCGACGTCGGCGCCCACGCGGTCATCAACGTCACCGTTCCGTTAGCTCACCATCCGGTGACCTCCGAGGCGCTGGCGGCGGGGCTCCCGGTGCTCGGCGAAAAGCCCGTGGCGTCCAACGTGGTCCAAGGGCTGTCGCTGGCCGCGGCGTCGGAGCTTACTGGCCAGTTGTTCATGGTCAGCCAGTCCCGCAGATACAACAGGCATCTTTTCGAAGCCAAACGGCTCGCCGCTTCTTTAGGCAGCGTGGGCATCGTTTCCGCCGAGTTCTTCAAGGCGCCGCATTTCGGCGGATTCCGGGATGCCATGGACCACCCGCTGCTGCTGGACATGGCCATCCATCAGTTCGACATGGCCCGGTTCCTCCTCGACGCGGATCCTGTCTCGGTGTTCTGCGAGGAATACAACCCGTCCTGGAGTTGGTATCGCGGCGATGCAGGGGCCACCGCAATCTTCGAAATGACCGGCGGGGAACGCTTCGTGTTCACCGGGAGCTGGTGCAGCCCGGGCCGGGAGACCTCGTGGAACGCGGCATGGCGGATCAGCGGCGAACACGGCACGGTCCTGTGGGACGGCGACAGCGAACCTGCGTCCTCGTTGCTCCTTCCGTCCGGAACCGGTTCGGAGGACCCGGGCCAGGAGATCGCCGGTTCGCTGCGTGACTTCGTGGTAGCCCTGCGCACCGGGAGCACTCCCATGGGCCAGGTCCACCAGAACATCATGAGCCTGGCCATGGTGGAGGCGGCCATGCTCAGCGCCTCCACGGGAACACGCGTTTCCGTTGATGCTCTGCTTGAGGAATCCTACGCACAGGCCGTCCTGACCGAACGCGACCCGGACGTGCTGGAGGTCCTGAAGTCCTGGACATCGGTCCGCACCGCACTGGCTGTTCCTGCCCACCAACCCAACTAG
- a CDS encoding endonuclease domain-containing protein, producing MRTPQPLPALLACAPFTFQEAVDAGVSLRRLRHRSLPSPSRGIRIPDHALVPGQATDVGFVRPFTAVTEFSAASHATAFALWSFPGFLPRSDDPRIHISRPDTMAIPRRTGVIGHVGQFFDDEITSLDGLLVTTRTRTWLDVSRKMSVDELTVVADHLVRIPRPELEGRTEPYATLEQLADMLDRHKGTPGIRKARLALDQARIGSDSAPETRLRLALEYGGLPEPQLNVATELGAGVVRQPDLAYPEHRVAVEYDGEPHSEPAQIVRDIAREEDFARAGWHLVRISKRHMANDARSAVAKVRAVLLDRGWTPK from the coding sequence ATGAGGACCCCGCAACCTTTGCCCGCGCTGCTGGCCTGCGCCCCGTTCACCTTTCAAGAAGCGGTCGACGCCGGTGTGAGCCTCAGGCGGTTGCGGCACCGATCGCTGCCCTCGCCTAGCCGGGGCATCCGAATTCCGGACCACGCATTGGTTCCCGGGCAGGCGACGGACGTCGGTTTCGTCCGGCCCTTCACCGCGGTGACTGAGTTCTCGGCAGCGTCGCACGCCACGGCGTTCGCTCTGTGGTCATTCCCTGGGTTCCTCCCCCGTAGCGATGATCCGCGCATCCACATTTCGCGTCCCGACACCATGGCCATTCCTCGACGAACAGGAGTGATTGGGCATGTGGGGCAGTTCTTCGACGACGAAATCACGAGTCTTGACGGGCTTCTGGTCACCACGCGCACCCGGACCTGGCTAGATGTGTCCAGGAAGATGAGTGTTGACGAACTGACCGTTGTGGCCGACCATCTGGTGCGGATCCCCCGGCCGGAGTTGGAAGGCCGGACAGAGCCGTACGCAACATTGGAACAACTGGCCGACATGCTGGACCGGCACAAAGGAACTCCCGGGATCCGCAAAGCGCGGCTGGCCCTCGATCAGGCGCGGATCGGCTCAGACTCCGCCCCCGAAACGCGGCTCCGGCTGGCCCTTGAATACGGCGGACTGCCAGAACCCCAACTGAACGTAGCTACTGAGCTAGGTGCCGGCGTCGTACGTCAACCGGATCTGGCCTATCCGGAACACCGTGTGGCGGTCGAATACGACGGCGAGCCGCATTCCGAGCCGGCCCAGATAGTCCGGGACATCGCCCGCGAAGAGGACTTCGCGCGTGCGGGCTGGCACTTGGTGAGGATCTCCAAACGGCACATGGCCAACGATGCACGGTCCGCCGTCGCGAAAGTCCGTGCCGTGCTCCTTGATCGAGGCTGGACCCCCAAGTGA